A region of Lycium barbarum isolate Lr01 chromosome 1, ASM1917538v2, whole genome shotgun sequence DNA encodes the following proteins:
- the LOC132635776 gene encoding UBP1-associated protein 2C-like translates to MEELKKRKADELGNDSVEHLRSLLDPLPKSQLLDLLAKLGSQYPSIAEEIKSVASADPALRKLFVRGLAWNTTSETLCAAFEEHGEIEEGAVITDKVTEKSRGYGFITYKDMESAQIALKDPSKMIDGRMAVCNLACEGLSSTTVTGDQAQRKLYIGGLSPDTTSEMLLSFFSRHGEIDEGSVAYSKDTNRSRGFGFVTYKTVEGAKKALDDPQRILGGRNLTVKLADNYKSKVTQAQVPGSVVPMPMPMPLAPGYPQAQRTPAAPVGYSYPQPMAAYTNPTYPSPPPAAPPYSAQPQFPYPQYPVKKEPQTTPALLGGYPYYVGNQ, encoded by the exons ATGGAGGAGCTGAAGAAAAGGAAAGCAGATGAATTGGGCAATGATTCTGTGGAACACTTGCGCTCTTTGCTTGATCCTCTTCCTAAATCCCAGCTTCTTGATCTTCTCGCTAAACT AGGGTCACAATACCCTTCTATAGCTGAAGAAATTAAAAGTGTTGCAAGCGCAGATCCCGCTCTTCGAAAGCTTTTTGTCCGTGGTTTAGCTTGGAATACTACCTCAGAAACTTTGTGTGCT GCGTTTGAAGAGCATGGTGAAATTGAAGAGGGCGCTGTAATTACTGACAAAGTAACAGAAAAATCACGTGGCTATGGATTCATCACTTATAAAGATATGGAATCTGCTCAGATAGCCCTTAAAGATCCAAGCAAAATGATAGAT GGTCGCATGGCTGTTTGTAACCTGGCTTGTGAAGGTTTAAGCAGTACCACTGTAACCGGTGACCAAGCCCAGAGGAAGCTCTACATTGGAGGTTTGTCACCAGACACAACAAGTGAGATGTTACTAAGCTTTTTTAGCAGGCATGGTGAGATAGATGAGGGCTCAGTTGCTTATAGCAAGGATACAAACAGATCACG TGGTTTTGGTTTTGTTACATATAAGACGGTTGAGGGTGCAAAGAAAGCTCTAGATGATCCGCAAAGGATTCTTGGG GGCAGGAATCTTACCGTGAAGCTCGCTGATAATTACAAGAGTAAAGTTACACAAGCTCAGGTACCAGGATCAGTGGTGCCGATGCCCATGCCCATGCCATTGGCACCGGGGTATCCACAAGCTCAGAGGACACCTGCAGCACCTGTTGGTTACAGTTACCCCCAACCGATGGCTGCTTACACAAATCCGACTTACCCAAGTCCACCACCTGCAGCTCCTCCATACTCGGCCCAGCCTCAATTTCCATATCCCCAGTATCCTGTTAAGAAAGAACCTCAAACAACACCAGCACTTCTTGGGGGTTATCCATACTACGTGGGAAATCAATAA